The DNA sequence CTGCTGCACGGCCCACCGACCCGGGCGGAGGTCACCTTCTACGGCTCTTTCGCTGAGACGTATCGCGGGCATGGAACAGACAAAGCGATTGTAGGCGGCCTGCTTGGACTGGACACACATGATACACAAATCCGCTCTGCGCTTGATCTAGCGAAGGAGAAGAACATAGACATTCGCTTTCAAATGGAAGAGGACTGCCCCTACTATGACCATCCGAACACGGTCATCGTTACGGCACAAAAGGATGACAGAGCCTTTCAAGTGGGCGGTGTATCCATTGGCGGCGGCACATCGAAGATTTTTTCCATTGATGGGGAAGCGCTTGATGTGCTGCTGGATTCTTCCTATACGTAGCAGGATACGGATGCATGAAGATATAACGGAAGGGAGGGAGCAGGATGGCGGTTCAAACGATTGAAGAGCTGGTAGAGCACTGTGAGCGTATGAATGAGGGTCTTGCTGATTGGATGCTTGCATTAGAGGCGGAAACATCCGGTCAGCCAAAAGAGGCGATCATCCACAAAATGAAAGAGCGTCTAATCAAAATGAAAGAGGCGGTTGACGCTGGCGTGTCCGATGCTTCTTCTGCGCCCAGCGGGATTTCCGGTGGCGATGCATACCGGCTGGGTGTATACAAGGAACAGGGACAGTATGTATCAGGCAGTCTGATTACAGATGCGATGCGGTTCGCGTTTGCCACATCGGAAACCAATGCGCGCATGGGTGTCATTGTCGCCACGCCGACAGCTGGTTCGGCAGGCATTCTTCCTGGCTGCTTGTTCTCCTTATATGAAAATGCCAATCTTTCATTTGAAAAGCTAGTCATGGGACTGTTTACGGCGAGCGCCATCGGCTATATCATCGCCAACCGCTCCTTTATATCGGGGGCTGCGGGCGGCTGCCAGGCGGAAGT is a window from the Aneurinibacillus sp. REN35 genome containing:
- the sdaAA gene encoding L-serine ammonia-lyase, iron-sulfur-dependent, subunit alpha — encoded protein: MAVQTIEELVEHCERMNEGLADWMLALEAETSGQPKEAIIHKMKERLIKMKEAVDAGVSDASSAPSGISGGDAYRLGVYKEQGQYVSGSLITDAMRFAFATSETNARMGVIVATPTAGSAGILPGCLFSLYENANLSFEKLVMGLFTASAIGYIIANRSFISGAAGGCQAEVGSATAMAAAAIVELRGGTPHQAVHAAAVALKSMLGLVCDPVAGLVEVPCIKRNVIGTSIAFSAADIGLAGITSRIPLDEVIAAMYDIGRTMPVSLRETARGGLAITPTGQKIKDRIMSGAKV
- a CDS encoding serine dehydratase beta chain, yielding MAYSSCFDIIGPIMVGPSSSHTAGVVLIGKFVHDLLHGPPTRAEVTFYGSFAETYRGHGTDKAIVGGLLGLDTHDTQIRSALDLAKEKNIDIRFQMEEDCPYYDHPNTVIVTAQKDDRAFQVGGVSIGGGTSKIFSIDGEALDVLLDSSYT